From Aquila chrysaetos chrysaetos chromosome 3, bAquChr1.4, whole genome shotgun sequence, the proteins below share one genomic window:
- the SNPH gene encoding syntaphilin isoform X3 encodes MLMERRGSPEQSGLACGSPAPRTRGTAAMSLPGSRRSSTGSRRRPSPPGRDTYGTSSLSSSSNSGSCKGSDSSPTPRRSAKYNLCSDNHGIKPPTPEQYLTPLQQKEVCIRHLKARLKDTQERLQDRDAEIEDLKTQLSRMQEDWIEEECHRVEAQLALKEARKEIKQLKQVIDTVKNNLLEKDKGLQKYFVDINIQNKKLETLLHSMEVAQNGALKEEGAGESAGGSPARSLTRSSTYTKLSDQGAGDRNVGGSQTISLDEGADSGFAGAEDAPGHTDPLEVGGEPGGRLPPSSTYEKLLGLRGGVEAGVQASCMQERAIQTDFVPCQPDLDTILEKVMKSQACSLGSPTSAWVSEMEDVMPGPELSNPAGTTDLPATEPAAAAAAGAGAEGGTPCNPAVRQPPGASPSVAIACSTEEETTEVTGCEAAPSKSYWSRHFIVDLLAVVVPAVPTVAWLCRSQRRQGQPIYNISSLLRGCCTVALHSIRRMGCRPVASPGGGAQP; translated from the exons ATGTTAATGGAGCGGAGAGGGAGCCCTGAGCAGAGCGGTTTGGCGTGCGG TTCCCCGGCGCCCAGGACCCGCGGCACTGCAGCGATGTCTCTGCCGGGGAGCAGACGCTCGTCCACGGGATCGCGCAG GCGCCCCTCGCCCCCCGGGAGGGACACCTACGGCACCTCCtcgctgagcagcagcagcaattctgGCTCCTGCAAGGGCAGCGACAGCAGCCCCACCCCAAG GCGCTCGGCCAAGTACAACCTCTGCAGCGACAACCATGGGATAAAGCCGCCGACGCCAGAACAGTACCTGACGCCCCTGCAGCAGAAGGAGGTCTGCATCAGGCACCTGAAAGCTCGCCTGAAGGACACGCAGGAGCGGCTGCAGGACAG GGACGCCGAGATCGAGGACCTGAAGACGCAGCTGTCGCGGATGCAGGAGGACTGGATCGAGGAGGAGTGCCATCGCGTGGAGGCCCAGCTGGCGCTGAAGGAAGCCCGCAAGGAGATCAAGCAGCTGAAGCAGGTCATCGACACGGTGAAGAACAACCTGCTGGAGAAGGACAAGGGGCTCCAGAAGTATTTCGTGGACATCAACATCCAGAACAAGAAGCTGGAGACGCTGCTGCATAGCATGGAGGTGGCGCAGAACGGGGCgctgaaggaggagggggcCGGCGAGTCGGCCGGGGGGTCCCCGGCCCGATCCCTCACCCGCAGCTCCACCTACACCAAGCTGAGCGACCAGGGGGCCGGGGACCGCAACGTGGGGGGCTCGCAGACCATCTCGCTGGACGAGGGGGCCGACAGCGGCTTCGCGGGGGCGGAGGATGCTCCCGGCCACACGGACCCGCTGGAGGTGGGGGGCGAGCCCGGCGGCCGCCTGCCCCCCAGTTCCACCTACGAGAagctgctggggctgcggggcggcgtGGAGGCCGGGGTGCAGGCCAGCTGCATGCAGGAGCGGGCCATCCAGACGGACTTCGTGCCCTGCCAGCCCGACCTGGACACCATCCTGGAGAAGGTGATGAAGTCCCAGGCTTGCAGCTTAGGCAGCCCCACCTCAGCCTGGGTCTCCGAAATGGAAGACGTGATGCCCGGCCCCGAGCTCTCCAACCCCGCCGGGACCACGGACCTGCCGGCGACcgagcccgccgccgccgccgcggcgggtgCCGGGGCCGAGGGGGGTACCCCCTGCAACCCGGCGGTGCGGCAGCCCCCCGGCGCCAGCCCCTCCGTGGCCATCGCCTGCTCGACGGAGGAGGAGACGACGGAGGTGACCGGCTGCGAGGCCGCCCCTTCCAAGAGCTACTGGAGCCGCCATTTCATCGTGGATCTGCTGGCGGTGGTGGTGCCGGCGGTGCCCACGGTGGCCTGGCTGTGCCGCTCGCAGCGCCGGCAGGGCCAGCCCATCTACAACATCAGCTCGCTGCTGCGGGGCTGCTGCACCGTGGCCCTCCACTCCATCCGCAGGATGGGCTGTCGCCCAGTCGCCAGCCCCGGGGGCGGCGcccagccctga
- the SNPH gene encoding syntaphilin isoform X6 produces the protein MSLPGSRRSSTGSRRRSAKYNLCSDNHGIKPPTPEQYLTPLQQKEVCIRHLKARLKDTQERLQDRDAEIEDLKTQLSRMQEDWIEEECHRVEAQLALKEARKEIKQLKQVIDTVKNNLLEKDKGLQKYFVDINIQNKKLETLLHSMEVAQNGALKEEGAGESAGGSPARSLTRSSTYTKLSDQGAGDRNVGGSQTISLDEGADSGFAGAEDAPGHTDPLEVGGEPGGRLPPSSTYEKLLGLRGGVEAGVQASCMQERAIQTDFVPCQPDLDTILEKVMKSQACSLGSPTSAWVSEMEDVMPGPELSNPAGTTDLPATEPAAAAAAGAGAEGGTPCNPAVRQPPGASPSVAIACSTEEETTEVTGCEAAPSKSYWSRHFIVDLLAVVVPAVPTVAWLCRSQRRQGQPIYNISSLLRGCCTVALHSIRRMGCRPVASPGGGAQP, from the exons ATGTCTCTGCCGGGGAGCAGACGCTCGTCCACGGGATCGCGCAG GCGCTCGGCCAAGTACAACCTCTGCAGCGACAACCATGGGATAAAGCCGCCGACGCCAGAACAGTACCTGACGCCCCTGCAGCAGAAGGAGGTCTGCATCAGGCACCTGAAAGCTCGCCTGAAGGACACGCAGGAGCGGCTGCAGGACAG GGACGCCGAGATCGAGGACCTGAAGACGCAGCTGTCGCGGATGCAGGAGGACTGGATCGAGGAGGAGTGCCATCGCGTGGAGGCCCAGCTGGCGCTGAAGGAAGCCCGCAAGGAGATCAAGCAGCTGAAGCAGGTCATCGACACGGTGAAGAACAACCTGCTGGAGAAGGACAAGGGGCTCCAGAAGTATTTCGTGGACATCAACATCCAGAACAAGAAGCTGGAGACGCTGCTGCATAGCATGGAGGTGGCGCAGAACGGGGCgctgaaggaggagggggcCGGCGAGTCGGCCGGGGGGTCCCCGGCCCGATCCCTCACCCGCAGCTCCACCTACACCAAGCTGAGCGACCAGGGGGCCGGGGACCGCAACGTGGGGGGCTCGCAGACCATCTCGCTGGACGAGGGGGCCGACAGCGGCTTCGCGGGGGCGGAGGATGCTCCCGGCCACACGGACCCGCTGGAGGTGGGGGGCGAGCCCGGCGGCCGCCTGCCCCCCAGTTCCACCTACGAGAagctgctggggctgcggggcggcgtGGAGGCCGGGGTGCAGGCCAGCTGCATGCAGGAGCGGGCCATCCAGACGGACTTCGTGCCCTGCCAGCCCGACCTGGACACCATCCTGGAGAAGGTGATGAAGTCCCAGGCTTGCAGCTTAGGCAGCCCCACCTCAGCCTGGGTCTCCGAAATGGAAGACGTGATGCCCGGCCCCGAGCTCTCCAACCCCGCCGGGACCACGGACCTGCCGGCGACcgagcccgccgccgccgccgcggcgggtgCCGGGGCCGAGGGGGGTACCCCCTGCAACCCGGCGGTGCGGCAGCCCCCCGGCGCCAGCCCCTCCGTGGCCATCGCCTGCTCGACGGAGGAGGAGACGACGGAGGTGACCGGCTGCGAGGCCGCCCCTTCCAAGAGCTACTGGAGCCGCCATTTCATCGTGGATCTGCTGGCGGTGGTGGTGCCGGCGGTGCCCACGGTGGCCTGGCTGTGCCGCTCGCAGCGCCGGCAGGGCCAGCCCATCTACAACATCAGCTCGCTGCTGCGGGGCTGCTGCACCGTGGCCCTCCACTCCATCCGCAGGATGGGCTGTCGCCCAGTCGCCAGCCCCGGGGGCGGCGcccagccctga
- the SNPH gene encoding syntaphilin isoform X2 produces the protein MSLPGSRRSSTGSRSRGVYGRSGFASFFKSSAPSATRPETQPLLPASRRPSPPGRDTYGTSSLSSSSNSGSCKGSDSSPTPRRSAKYNLCSDNHGIKPPTPEQYLTPLQQKEVCIRHLKARLKDTQERLQDRDAEIEDLKTQLSRMQEDWIEEECHRVEAQLALKEARKEIKQLKQVIDTVKNNLLEKDKGLQKYFVDINIQNKKLETLLHSMEVAQNGALKEEGAGESAGGSPARSLTRSSTYTKLSDQGAGDRNVGGSQTISLDEGADSGFAGAEDAPGHTDPLEVGGEPGGRLPPSSTYEKLLGLRGGVEAGVQASCMQERAIQTDFVPCQPDLDTILEKVMKSQACSLGSPTSAWVSEMEDVMPGPELSNPAGTTDLPATEPAAAAAAGAGAEGGTPCNPAVRQPPGASPSVAIACSTEEETTEVTGCEAAPSKSYWSRHFIVDLLAVVVPAVPTVAWLCRSQRRQGQPIYNISSLLRGCCTVALHSIRRMGCRPVASPGGGAQP, from the exons ATGTCTCTGCCGGGGAGCAGACGCTCGTCCACGGGATCGCGCAG TCGCGGGGTTTATGGACGGAGTGGCTTTGCCTCCTTCTTTAAGTCTTCAGCGCCCTCAGCCACTCGGCCTGAGACACagcctcttctccctgcctccagGCGCCCCTCGCCCCCCGGGAGGGACACCTACGGCACCTCCtcgctgagcagcagcagcaattctgGCTCCTGCAAGGGCAGCGACAGCAGCCCCACCCCAAG GCGCTCGGCCAAGTACAACCTCTGCAGCGACAACCATGGGATAAAGCCGCCGACGCCAGAACAGTACCTGACGCCCCTGCAGCAGAAGGAGGTCTGCATCAGGCACCTGAAAGCTCGCCTGAAGGACACGCAGGAGCGGCTGCAGGACAG GGACGCCGAGATCGAGGACCTGAAGACGCAGCTGTCGCGGATGCAGGAGGACTGGATCGAGGAGGAGTGCCATCGCGTGGAGGCCCAGCTGGCGCTGAAGGAAGCCCGCAAGGAGATCAAGCAGCTGAAGCAGGTCATCGACACGGTGAAGAACAACCTGCTGGAGAAGGACAAGGGGCTCCAGAAGTATTTCGTGGACATCAACATCCAGAACAAGAAGCTGGAGACGCTGCTGCATAGCATGGAGGTGGCGCAGAACGGGGCgctgaaggaggagggggcCGGCGAGTCGGCCGGGGGGTCCCCGGCCCGATCCCTCACCCGCAGCTCCACCTACACCAAGCTGAGCGACCAGGGGGCCGGGGACCGCAACGTGGGGGGCTCGCAGACCATCTCGCTGGACGAGGGGGCCGACAGCGGCTTCGCGGGGGCGGAGGATGCTCCCGGCCACACGGACCCGCTGGAGGTGGGGGGCGAGCCCGGCGGCCGCCTGCCCCCCAGTTCCACCTACGAGAagctgctggggctgcggggcggcgtGGAGGCCGGGGTGCAGGCCAGCTGCATGCAGGAGCGGGCCATCCAGACGGACTTCGTGCCCTGCCAGCCCGACCTGGACACCATCCTGGAGAAGGTGATGAAGTCCCAGGCTTGCAGCTTAGGCAGCCCCACCTCAGCCTGGGTCTCCGAAATGGAAGACGTGATGCCCGGCCCCGAGCTCTCCAACCCCGCCGGGACCACGGACCTGCCGGCGACcgagcccgccgccgccgccgcggcgggtgCCGGGGCCGAGGGGGGTACCCCCTGCAACCCGGCGGTGCGGCAGCCCCCCGGCGCCAGCCCCTCCGTGGCCATCGCCTGCTCGACGGAGGAGGAGACGACGGAGGTGACCGGCTGCGAGGCCGCCCCTTCCAAGAGCTACTGGAGCCGCCATTTCATCGTGGATCTGCTGGCGGTGGTGGTGCCGGCGGTGCCCACGGTGGCCTGGCTGTGCCGCTCGCAGCGCCGGCAGGGCCAGCCCATCTACAACATCAGCTCGCTGCTGCGGGGCTGCTGCACCGTGGCCCTCCACTCCATCCGCAGGATGGGCTGTCGCCCAGTCGCCAGCCCCGGGGGCGGCGcccagccctga
- the SNPH gene encoding syntaphilin isoform X1 has translation MLMERRGSPEQSGLACGSPAPRTRGTAAMSLPGSRRSSTGSRSRGVYGRSGFASFFKSSAPSATRPETQPLLPASRRPSPPGRDTYGTSSLSSSSNSGSCKGSDSSPTPRRSAKYNLCSDNHGIKPPTPEQYLTPLQQKEVCIRHLKARLKDTQERLQDRDAEIEDLKTQLSRMQEDWIEEECHRVEAQLALKEARKEIKQLKQVIDTVKNNLLEKDKGLQKYFVDINIQNKKLETLLHSMEVAQNGALKEEGAGESAGGSPARSLTRSSTYTKLSDQGAGDRNVGGSQTISLDEGADSGFAGAEDAPGHTDPLEVGGEPGGRLPPSSTYEKLLGLRGGVEAGVQASCMQERAIQTDFVPCQPDLDTILEKVMKSQACSLGSPTSAWVSEMEDVMPGPELSNPAGTTDLPATEPAAAAAAGAGAEGGTPCNPAVRQPPGASPSVAIACSTEEETTEVTGCEAAPSKSYWSRHFIVDLLAVVVPAVPTVAWLCRSQRRQGQPIYNISSLLRGCCTVALHSIRRMGCRPVASPGGGAQP, from the exons ATGTTAATGGAGCGGAGAGGGAGCCCTGAGCAGAGCGGTTTGGCGTGCGG TTCCCCGGCGCCCAGGACCCGCGGCACTGCAGCGATGTCTCTGCCGGGGAGCAGACGCTCGTCCACGGGATCGCGCAG TCGCGGGGTTTATGGACGGAGTGGCTTTGCCTCCTTCTTTAAGTCTTCAGCGCCCTCAGCCACTCGGCCTGAGACACagcctcttctccctgcctccagGCGCCCCTCGCCCCCCGGGAGGGACACCTACGGCACCTCCtcgctgagcagcagcagcaattctgGCTCCTGCAAGGGCAGCGACAGCAGCCCCACCCCAAG GCGCTCGGCCAAGTACAACCTCTGCAGCGACAACCATGGGATAAAGCCGCCGACGCCAGAACAGTACCTGACGCCCCTGCAGCAGAAGGAGGTCTGCATCAGGCACCTGAAAGCTCGCCTGAAGGACACGCAGGAGCGGCTGCAGGACAG GGACGCCGAGATCGAGGACCTGAAGACGCAGCTGTCGCGGATGCAGGAGGACTGGATCGAGGAGGAGTGCCATCGCGTGGAGGCCCAGCTGGCGCTGAAGGAAGCCCGCAAGGAGATCAAGCAGCTGAAGCAGGTCATCGACACGGTGAAGAACAACCTGCTGGAGAAGGACAAGGGGCTCCAGAAGTATTTCGTGGACATCAACATCCAGAACAAGAAGCTGGAGACGCTGCTGCATAGCATGGAGGTGGCGCAGAACGGGGCgctgaaggaggagggggcCGGCGAGTCGGCCGGGGGGTCCCCGGCCCGATCCCTCACCCGCAGCTCCACCTACACCAAGCTGAGCGACCAGGGGGCCGGGGACCGCAACGTGGGGGGCTCGCAGACCATCTCGCTGGACGAGGGGGCCGACAGCGGCTTCGCGGGGGCGGAGGATGCTCCCGGCCACACGGACCCGCTGGAGGTGGGGGGCGAGCCCGGCGGCCGCCTGCCCCCCAGTTCCACCTACGAGAagctgctggggctgcggggcggcgtGGAGGCCGGGGTGCAGGCCAGCTGCATGCAGGAGCGGGCCATCCAGACGGACTTCGTGCCCTGCCAGCCCGACCTGGACACCATCCTGGAGAAGGTGATGAAGTCCCAGGCTTGCAGCTTAGGCAGCCCCACCTCAGCCTGGGTCTCCGAAATGGAAGACGTGATGCCCGGCCCCGAGCTCTCCAACCCCGCCGGGACCACGGACCTGCCGGCGACcgagcccgccgccgccgccgcggcgggtgCCGGGGCCGAGGGGGGTACCCCCTGCAACCCGGCGGTGCGGCAGCCCCCCGGCGCCAGCCCCTCCGTGGCCATCGCCTGCTCGACGGAGGAGGAGACGACGGAGGTGACCGGCTGCGAGGCCGCCCCTTCCAAGAGCTACTGGAGCCGCCATTTCATCGTGGATCTGCTGGCGGTGGTGGTGCCGGCGGTGCCCACGGTGGCCTGGCTGTGCCGCTCGCAGCGCCGGCAGGGCCAGCCCATCTACAACATCAGCTCGCTGCTGCGGGGCTGCTGCACCGTGGCCCTCCACTCCATCCGCAGGATGGGCTGTCGCCCAGTCGCCAGCCCCGGGGGCGGCGcccagccctga
- the SNPH gene encoding syntaphilin isoform X5: MLMERRGSPEQSGLACGSPAPRTRGTAAMSLPGSRRSSTGSRRRSAKYNLCSDNHGIKPPTPEQYLTPLQQKEVCIRHLKARLKDTQERLQDRDAEIEDLKTQLSRMQEDWIEEECHRVEAQLALKEARKEIKQLKQVIDTVKNNLLEKDKGLQKYFVDINIQNKKLETLLHSMEVAQNGALKEEGAGESAGGSPARSLTRSSTYTKLSDQGAGDRNVGGSQTISLDEGADSGFAGAEDAPGHTDPLEVGGEPGGRLPPSSTYEKLLGLRGGVEAGVQASCMQERAIQTDFVPCQPDLDTILEKVMKSQACSLGSPTSAWVSEMEDVMPGPELSNPAGTTDLPATEPAAAAAAGAGAEGGTPCNPAVRQPPGASPSVAIACSTEEETTEVTGCEAAPSKSYWSRHFIVDLLAVVVPAVPTVAWLCRSQRRQGQPIYNISSLLRGCCTVALHSIRRMGCRPVASPGGGAQP; this comes from the exons ATGTTAATGGAGCGGAGAGGGAGCCCTGAGCAGAGCGGTTTGGCGTGCGG TTCCCCGGCGCCCAGGACCCGCGGCACTGCAGCGATGTCTCTGCCGGGGAGCAGACGCTCGTCCACGGGATCGCGCAG GCGCTCGGCCAAGTACAACCTCTGCAGCGACAACCATGGGATAAAGCCGCCGACGCCAGAACAGTACCTGACGCCCCTGCAGCAGAAGGAGGTCTGCATCAGGCACCTGAAAGCTCGCCTGAAGGACACGCAGGAGCGGCTGCAGGACAG GGACGCCGAGATCGAGGACCTGAAGACGCAGCTGTCGCGGATGCAGGAGGACTGGATCGAGGAGGAGTGCCATCGCGTGGAGGCCCAGCTGGCGCTGAAGGAAGCCCGCAAGGAGATCAAGCAGCTGAAGCAGGTCATCGACACGGTGAAGAACAACCTGCTGGAGAAGGACAAGGGGCTCCAGAAGTATTTCGTGGACATCAACATCCAGAACAAGAAGCTGGAGACGCTGCTGCATAGCATGGAGGTGGCGCAGAACGGGGCgctgaaggaggagggggcCGGCGAGTCGGCCGGGGGGTCCCCGGCCCGATCCCTCACCCGCAGCTCCACCTACACCAAGCTGAGCGACCAGGGGGCCGGGGACCGCAACGTGGGGGGCTCGCAGACCATCTCGCTGGACGAGGGGGCCGACAGCGGCTTCGCGGGGGCGGAGGATGCTCCCGGCCACACGGACCCGCTGGAGGTGGGGGGCGAGCCCGGCGGCCGCCTGCCCCCCAGTTCCACCTACGAGAagctgctggggctgcggggcggcgtGGAGGCCGGGGTGCAGGCCAGCTGCATGCAGGAGCGGGCCATCCAGACGGACTTCGTGCCCTGCCAGCCCGACCTGGACACCATCCTGGAGAAGGTGATGAAGTCCCAGGCTTGCAGCTTAGGCAGCCCCACCTCAGCCTGGGTCTCCGAAATGGAAGACGTGATGCCCGGCCCCGAGCTCTCCAACCCCGCCGGGACCACGGACCTGCCGGCGACcgagcccgccgccgccgccgcggcgggtgCCGGGGCCGAGGGGGGTACCCCCTGCAACCCGGCGGTGCGGCAGCCCCCCGGCGCCAGCCCCTCCGTGGCCATCGCCTGCTCGACGGAGGAGGAGACGACGGAGGTGACCGGCTGCGAGGCCGCCCCTTCCAAGAGCTACTGGAGCCGCCATTTCATCGTGGATCTGCTGGCGGTGGTGGTGCCGGCGGTGCCCACGGTGGCCTGGCTGTGCCGCTCGCAGCGCCGGCAGGGCCAGCCCATCTACAACATCAGCTCGCTGCTGCGGGGCTGCTGCACCGTGGCCCTCCACTCCATCCGCAGGATGGGCTGTCGCCCAGTCGCCAGCCCCGGGGGCGGCGcccagccctga
- the SNPH gene encoding syntaphilin isoform X4, which translates to MSLPGSRRSSTGSRRRPSPPGRDTYGTSSLSSSSNSGSCKGSDSSPTPRRSAKYNLCSDNHGIKPPTPEQYLTPLQQKEVCIRHLKARLKDTQERLQDRDAEIEDLKTQLSRMQEDWIEEECHRVEAQLALKEARKEIKQLKQVIDTVKNNLLEKDKGLQKYFVDINIQNKKLETLLHSMEVAQNGALKEEGAGESAGGSPARSLTRSSTYTKLSDQGAGDRNVGGSQTISLDEGADSGFAGAEDAPGHTDPLEVGGEPGGRLPPSSTYEKLLGLRGGVEAGVQASCMQERAIQTDFVPCQPDLDTILEKVMKSQACSLGSPTSAWVSEMEDVMPGPELSNPAGTTDLPATEPAAAAAAGAGAEGGTPCNPAVRQPPGASPSVAIACSTEEETTEVTGCEAAPSKSYWSRHFIVDLLAVVVPAVPTVAWLCRSQRRQGQPIYNISSLLRGCCTVALHSIRRMGCRPVASPGGGAQP; encoded by the exons ATGTCTCTGCCGGGGAGCAGACGCTCGTCCACGGGATCGCGCAG GCGCCCCTCGCCCCCCGGGAGGGACACCTACGGCACCTCCtcgctgagcagcagcagcaattctgGCTCCTGCAAGGGCAGCGACAGCAGCCCCACCCCAAG GCGCTCGGCCAAGTACAACCTCTGCAGCGACAACCATGGGATAAAGCCGCCGACGCCAGAACAGTACCTGACGCCCCTGCAGCAGAAGGAGGTCTGCATCAGGCACCTGAAAGCTCGCCTGAAGGACACGCAGGAGCGGCTGCAGGACAG GGACGCCGAGATCGAGGACCTGAAGACGCAGCTGTCGCGGATGCAGGAGGACTGGATCGAGGAGGAGTGCCATCGCGTGGAGGCCCAGCTGGCGCTGAAGGAAGCCCGCAAGGAGATCAAGCAGCTGAAGCAGGTCATCGACACGGTGAAGAACAACCTGCTGGAGAAGGACAAGGGGCTCCAGAAGTATTTCGTGGACATCAACATCCAGAACAAGAAGCTGGAGACGCTGCTGCATAGCATGGAGGTGGCGCAGAACGGGGCgctgaaggaggagggggcCGGCGAGTCGGCCGGGGGGTCCCCGGCCCGATCCCTCACCCGCAGCTCCACCTACACCAAGCTGAGCGACCAGGGGGCCGGGGACCGCAACGTGGGGGGCTCGCAGACCATCTCGCTGGACGAGGGGGCCGACAGCGGCTTCGCGGGGGCGGAGGATGCTCCCGGCCACACGGACCCGCTGGAGGTGGGGGGCGAGCCCGGCGGCCGCCTGCCCCCCAGTTCCACCTACGAGAagctgctggggctgcggggcggcgtGGAGGCCGGGGTGCAGGCCAGCTGCATGCAGGAGCGGGCCATCCAGACGGACTTCGTGCCCTGCCAGCCCGACCTGGACACCATCCTGGAGAAGGTGATGAAGTCCCAGGCTTGCAGCTTAGGCAGCCCCACCTCAGCCTGGGTCTCCGAAATGGAAGACGTGATGCCCGGCCCCGAGCTCTCCAACCCCGCCGGGACCACGGACCTGCCGGCGACcgagcccgccgccgccgccgcggcgggtgCCGGGGCCGAGGGGGGTACCCCCTGCAACCCGGCGGTGCGGCAGCCCCCCGGCGCCAGCCCCTCCGTGGCCATCGCCTGCTCGACGGAGGAGGAGACGACGGAGGTGACCGGCTGCGAGGCCGCCCCTTCCAAGAGCTACTGGAGCCGCCATTTCATCGTGGATCTGCTGGCGGTGGTGGTGCCGGCGGTGCCCACGGTGGCCTGGCTGTGCCGCTCGCAGCGCCGGCAGGGCCAGCCCATCTACAACATCAGCTCGCTGCTGCGGGGCTGCTGCACCGTGGCCCTCCACTCCATCCGCAGGATGGGCTGTCGCCCAGTCGCCAGCCCCGGGGGCGGCGcccagccctga
- the SDCBP2 gene encoding syntenin-2 isoform X1, producing MLGERVPHPRTTPFPGAAAAAMATLYPSLEDMKGHQILQAQAAAGVRTPATTVLTEKPKLVSDTAPPVLYPNLAELESYMGLALSSEEIQKNLLPESSTALTPAGPPPGQLVAPLTGNNAGLRRAEIKPGVREIHLCKDERGKTGLQLKNVDQGIFVQLVKVNSPAALVGLRFGDQILQIDGKNCTGWSSDKAQRALKKASPEKIVMVVRDRPFQRTVTVHKDSNGHIGIVVKKGKIVSLAKDSSAARNGLLTHHCICEVNGQNVIGMKDKQLTEVLAGAGNVVTLTIIPTVIYEHMVKRLSAGLVKSAMDHSVPDL from the exons ATGCTCGGGGAGAGGGTACCCCATCCCCGAACCACCCCGTTCCCaggcgcggcggcggcagcgatGGCAACGCTCTACCCCTCCCTGGAGGACATGAAGGGCCACCAGATCTTGCAG GCGCAGGCAGCTGCCGGGGTAAGGACGCCCGCCACGACGGTGCTCACGGAGAAGCCGAAGCTCGTCTCGGACACCG CGCCGCCCGTGCTGTACCCCAACCTGGCTGAGCTGGAAAGCTACATGGGGCTCGCTCTTTCCAGCGAAGAGATCCAGAAGAACCTGCTCCCGGAAAGCAGCACT GCGCTGACccccgccgggccccccccaggccagctgGTTGCCCCCCTGACCGGGAACAACGCGGGGCTGCGCCGGGCAGAGATCAAGCCGGGCGTGCGGGAGATTCACCTGTGCAAGGACGAGCGGGGCAAGACGGGGCTGCAGCTGAAAAACGTCGACCAG GGCATCTTCGTGCAGCTGGTGAAGGTGAACTCGCCGGCAGCGCTGGTGGGGCTGCGCTTCGGTGACCAGATCCTGCAGATCGATGGCAAGAACTGCACGGGCTGGAGCAGCGACAAGGCGCAGCGGGCGCTGAAGAAGGCGTCCCCAGAGAAAATTGTCATGGTGGTGCGGGACAG ACCTTTCCAGCGCACCGTCACCGTGCACAAGGACAGCAACGGCCACATCGGCATCGTGGTCAAGAAGGGGAAAATCGTGTCGCTGGCCAAGGACAGCTCTGCCGCCCGCAACGGCCTCCTCACCCACCACTGCATCTGCGAGGTGAACGGCCAGAACGTCATCGGCATGAAG GATAAGCAGCTGACGGAGGTGCTGGCGGGGGCCGGGAACGTGGTCACGCTGACCATCATCCCCACCGTGATCTACGAGCACATGGTCAAACG GCTCTCGGCGGGGCTGGTGAAGTCAGCCATGGACCACTCCGTCCCCGACCTCTGA
- the SDCBP2 gene encoding syntenin-2 isoform X2 has protein sequence MATLYPSLEDMKGHQILQAQAAAGVRTPATTVLTEKPKLVSDTAPPVLYPNLAELESYMGLALSSEEIQKNLLPESSTALTPAGPPPGQLVAPLTGNNAGLRRAEIKPGVREIHLCKDERGKTGLQLKNVDQGIFVQLVKVNSPAALVGLRFGDQILQIDGKNCTGWSSDKAQRALKKASPEKIVMVVRDRPFQRTVTVHKDSNGHIGIVVKKGKIVSLAKDSSAARNGLLTHHCICEVNGQNVIGMKDKQLTEVLAGAGNVVTLTIIPTVIYEHMVKRLSAGLVKSAMDHSVPDL, from the exons atGGCAACGCTCTACCCCTCCCTGGAGGACATGAAGGGCCACCAGATCTTGCAG GCGCAGGCAGCTGCCGGGGTAAGGACGCCCGCCACGACGGTGCTCACGGAGAAGCCGAAGCTCGTCTCGGACACCG CGCCGCCCGTGCTGTACCCCAACCTGGCTGAGCTGGAAAGCTACATGGGGCTCGCTCTTTCCAGCGAAGAGATCCAGAAGAACCTGCTCCCGGAAAGCAGCACT GCGCTGACccccgccgggccccccccaggccagctgGTTGCCCCCCTGACCGGGAACAACGCGGGGCTGCGCCGGGCAGAGATCAAGCCGGGCGTGCGGGAGATTCACCTGTGCAAGGACGAGCGGGGCAAGACGGGGCTGCAGCTGAAAAACGTCGACCAG GGCATCTTCGTGCAGCTGGTGAAGGTGAACTCGCCGGCAGCGCTGGTGGGGCTGCGCTTCGGTGACCAGATCCTGCAGATCGATGGCAAGAACTGCACGGGCTGGAGCAGCGACAAGGCGCAGCGGGCGCTGAAGAAGGCGTCCCCAGAGAAAATTGTCATGGTGGTGCGGGACAG ACCTTTCCAGCGCACCGTCACCGTGCACAAGGACAGCAACGGCCACATCGGCATCGTGGTCAAGAAGGGGAAAATCGTGTCGCTGGCCAAGGACAGCTCTGCCGCCCGCAACGGCCTCCTCACCCACCACTGCATCTGCGAGGTGAACGGCCAGAACGTCATCGGCATGAAG GATAAGCAGCTGACGGAGGTGCTGGCGGGGGCCGGGAACGTGGTCACGCTGACCATCATCCCCACCGTGATCTACGAGCACATGGTCAAACG GCTCTCGGCGGGGCTGGTGAAGTCAGCCATGGACCACTCCGTCCCCGACCTCTGA